In the genome of Polaribacter sp. MED152, one region contains:
- a CDS encoding leucine-rich repeat domain-containing protein, with protein sequence MKTKLFLFLTFFSFFVNAQVSQQERQALIDFYNATDGDNWTNNTNWDTDPNSTSDVSTWFGVTTVNSNGQEYVARLFLNSNNLVGNLPDFKNLTKLLRLEIANNTISGEIDINKLPLTLNVLQLSSNQITGSIPDLTPFTNLLHIQLTRNKFVGNVSEKLFPSSIQTISIGYNDISGTLDFRSFPDLRTIIPAESNISFLKFPSNGIISSVFNSTTSFSVKNMPNLAFIEVPNVSGFTNLREEYFDLGLRIVDYDQADQTATPNANEREALKKLYENKSYTYASTIKSDINDTEWLEIEVINGETRVTEIHATNLAVNGEMPTEIGVFTELTHLHIPSSGINTIATELKNVTKLEELYLNNNSITEIPSDFYDLVKLKTLNLNNNQIPSIANGLGNFIDLEELYFSNTQVDVIPTTIGNLKKLQILEFANTRITLLPPEIGGLIELTRLVAAPNNIASIPSEFGQLTKLQFLDFANCELSNTPAAFANLTELQTLFLNDNELQVVVGLGGFTKLKFLRLHNNRLGEDNPNFNTDLPEDMSDLVDLEELTLYNNKLTKLPANIGNLNKLTELRLENNRLTNLPESIGNIISLQQLTLDNNNLKSLPTTIGALSNLKILQLTGNELTSLPNEIGDLSNLENLSIGQQSKVENNETIRTLTAVPATLTNLAKLTSFSASSNKITGLVDLSGINTLRFISLENNEITDLKLGEVPTGVSTTYRIQQNPFITCVEVPTSQITIWEQRLQRDNGVAISDNCTGFRVPQKERQALIDFYNATGGGDTWEGTNWDNDPTRLTNVGSWAGITTEVVNSQKHVTKINITQFIGITGQITGDIASSIKDLEELTELIISSTNSSLNADIESLPSEIGLLSKLVKINLQRNKLSSLPNEIGDLPLLEELNVQENELTSLPSGIGNAVALKNLYVRNQSKVNPTTGSEQTLTSLPNEIGNINTLEILDVSSNILATLPSTIGDLDNLEDLTLDNNNLKSLPTTIGALSNLKILQLTGNELTSLPNEIGDLSNLENLSIGQQSKVENNETIRTLTAVPATLTNLAKLTSFSASSNKITGLVDLSGINTLRFISLENNEITDLKLGEVPTGVSTTYRIQQNPFITCVEVPTSQITIWEQRLQRDNGVAISDNCTGFRVPQKERQALIDFYNATGGGDTWEGTNWDNDPTRLTNVGSWAGITTEVVNSQKHVTKINITQFIGITGQITGDIASSIKDLEELTELIISSTNSSLNADIESLPSEIGLLSKLVKINLQRNKLSSLPNEIGDLPLLEELNVLRK encoded by the coding sequence ATGAAAACAAAATTATTTTTATTCTTAACTTTTTTCTCATTTTTTGTAAACGCTCAAGTCTCTCAGCAAGAAAGACAAGCATTAATCGATTTTTATAACGCTACAGATGGCGATAATTGGACCAATAATACCAATTGGGATACAGACCCAAACTCTACTTCTGATGTTTCTACTTGGTTTGGGGTTACAACCGTAAATAGTAATGGGCAAGAATATGTTGCTAGATTATTTCTAAATAGTAATAATCTTGTTGGCAATTTACCAGATTTTAAAAATTTAACAAAATTATTGCGTTTGGAAATTGCTAATAATACTATCTCTGGTGAGATTGATATTAACAAATTACCATTAACACTAAATGTTTTACAGTTATCTAGTAACCAAATAACTGGAAGCATCCCAGATTTAACGCCCTTTACTAATTTACTGCATATACAATTAACTCGAAATAAATTTGTAGGAAATGTGTCTGAAAAACTGTTTCCTTCATCAATTCAAACTATTTCAATTGGTTATAATGATATTTCAGGAACATTAGATTTTAGGTCTTTTCCAGATTTAAGAACCATAATACCAGCAGAATCCAATATTAGTTTTTTAAAATTTCCAAGTAATGGAATAATATCATCAGTATTTAATTCAACAACTTCTTTTTCTGTAAAAAATATGCCAAACTTGGCTTTTATTGAAGTACCTAATGTTTCAGGTTTTACAAATTTAAGAGAAGAATATTTCGATTTAGGTTTACGAATTGTTGATTATGACCAAGCAGATCAAACAGCAACTCCAAATGCAAATGAGCGAGAAGCTTTAAAAAAATTATACGAAAACAAATCTTACACGTATGCAAGTACTATTAAATCTGATATAAATGACACAGAGTGGCTAGAAATCGAAGTAATAAATGGAGAAACTAGAGTTACAGAAATTCATGCAACCAATTTAGCCGTAAATGGAGAAATGCCAACAGAAATAGGTGTTTTTACAGAGTTAACACATTTGCATATTCCAAGTTCTGGGATTAATACTATAGCTACAGAACTAAAAAATGTTACAAAATTAGAAGAATTGTATTTGAATAATAATTCTATTACTGAAATTCCTAGTGATTTTTATGATTTGGTAAAATTAAAAACACTAAACCTTAATAACAACCAAATACCTTCAATAGCAAATGGTTTAGGTAATTTTATAGATTTAGAAGAACTCTATTTTAGCAATACACAAGTAGATGTAATACCCACAACAATTGGTAATTTAAAAAAATTACAAATTTTAGAGTTTGCCAATACAAGAATTACTTTATTACCTCCAGAAATTGGTGGTTTAATAGAGCTTACAAGGTTGGTAGCAGCACCCAATAACATTGCAAGTATTCCTAGTGAATTTGGGCAATTAACCAAACTACAGTTTTTAGATTTTGCCAATTGTGAGCTATCAAATACACCTGCTGCTTTTGCCAATTTAACAGAACTACAAACCTTATTTTTAAATGATAATGAGCTGCAAGTAGTTGTTGGTTTAGGTGGTTTTACCAAGTTAAAGTTTTTACGTTTACATAATAACAGATTAGGAGAAGACAACCCAAATTTTAATACTGATTTACCAGAAGATATGTCTGATTTAGTTGATTTGGAAGAGTTGACTTTATATAATAATAAATTGACAAAACTGCCTGCTAATATTGGTAATTTGAATAAGTTGACAGAATTAAGATTGGAAAATAATAGACTAACCAATTTACCAGAATCAATAGGAAACATCATAAGTTTACAGCAATTAACTTTAGATAATAATAACTTAAAGTCACTACCGACAACAATAGGAGCTTTATCTAATTTAAAGATATTGCAATTGACAGGTAATGAATTGACGAGTTTACCAAATGAGATTGGAGATTTATCGAATTTGGAGAATTTAAGTATCGGTCAACAGTCAAAGGTAGAGAATAATGAAACGATAAGGACGTTAACAGCTGTTCCTGCTACATTAACAAACTTGGCAAAGCTTACTAGTTTTTCAGCAAGTTCAAACAAGATAACAGGTTTAGTAGATTTAAGTGGCATAAATACATTACGTTTTATATCTCTTGAAAATAATGAGATTACTGATTTAAAATTAGGGGAAGTACCAACAGGAGTTAGTACCACTTATCGCATTCAGCAAAATCCATTTATCACCTGTGTAGAAGTACCTACTTCACAAATTACTATTTGGGAGCAGCGTTTACAAAGAGATAATGGAGTAGCTATTAGCGATAATTGTACAGGATTTAGAGTTCCACAAAAAGAACGTCAGGCTTTAATAGACTTTTATAATGCTACAGGAGGAGGAGATACTTGGGAAGGAACTAATTGGGATAATGACCCAACAAGATTAACCAACGTTGGCTCTTGGGCTGGAATAACAACAGAGGTTGTTAATAGTCAAAAACACGTTACTAAAATCAATATCACACAGTTTATAGGTATAACAGGACAAATTACAGGAGATATAGCATCATCTATAAAAGATTTGGAAGAATTAACTGAATTAATAATTTCTTCTACAAATTCTAGTTTGAATGCTGATATTGAAAGTTTACCATCAGAAATAGGTCTTTTATCAAAGTTGGTAAAAATAAACTTACAGAGAAATAAGCTTTCAAGTCTACCAAATGAAATAGGAGATTTACCATTATTAGAAGAATTAAATGTACAAGAAAATGAATTAACTAGTTTGCCATCAGGTATTGGAAACGCTGTTGCATTAAAAAACTTGTATGTAAGAAATCAATCGAAGGTCAACCCAACAACAGGTAGTGAACAAACATTAACTAGTTTACCAAATGAAATTGGGAATATTAATACGCTTGAAATTTTGGATGTAAGCTCTAATATATTGGCTACTTTACCATCTACTATTGGCGATTTAGATAATTTGGAAGACTTAACTTTAGATAATAATAACTTAAAGTCACTACCGACAACAATAGGAGCTTTATCTAATTTAAAGATATTGCAATTGACAGGTAATGAATTGACGAGTTTACCAAATGAGATTGGAGATTTATCGAATTTGGAGAATTTAAGTATCGGTCAACAGTCAAAGGTAGAGAATAATGAAACGATAAGGACGTTAACAGCTGTTCCTGCTACATTAACAAACTTGGCAAAGCTTACTAGTTTTTCAGCAAGTTCAAACAAGATAACAGGTTTAGTAGATTTAAGTGGCATAAATACATTACGTTTTATATCTCTTGAAAATAATGAGATTACTGATTTAAAATTAGGGGAAGTACCAACAGGAGTTAGTACCACTTATCGCATTCAGCAAAATCCATTTATCACCTGTGTAGAAGTACCTACTTCACAAATTACTATTTGGGAGCAGCGTTTACAAAGAGATAATGGAGTAGCTATTAGCGATAATTGTACAGGATTTAGAGTTCCACAAAAAGAACGTCAGGCTTTAATAGACTTTTATAATGCTACAGGAGGAGGAGATACTTGGGAAGGAACTAATTGGGATAATGACCCAACAAGATTAACCAACGTTGGCTCTTGGGCTGGAATAACAACAGAGGTTGTTAATAGTCAAAAACACGTTACTAAAATCAATATCACACAGTTTATAGGTATAACAGGACAAATTACAGGAGATATAGCATCATCTATAAAAGATTTGGAAGAATTAACTGAATTAATAATTTCTTCTACAAATTCTAGTTTGAATGCTGATATTGAAAGTTTACCATCAGAAATAGGTCTTTTATCAAAGTTGGTAAAAATAAACTTACAGAGAAATAAGCTTTCAAGTCTACCAAATGAAATAGGAGATTTACCATTATTAGAAGAATTAAATGTACTAAGAAAATGA
- a CDS encoding T9SS type A sorting domain-containing protein, producing the protein MPSGIGNAVALKNLYVRNQSKVNPTTGSEQTLTSLPNEIGNINTLEILDVSSNILATLPSTIGDLDNLEDLTLDNNNLKSLPTTIGALSNLKILQLTGNELTSLPNEIGDLSNLENLSIGQQSKVENNETIRTLTAVPATLTNLAKLTSFSASSNKITGLVDLSGINTLRFISLENNEITDLKLGEVPTGVSTTYRIQQNPFITCVEVPTSQITIWEQRLQRDNGVAISDNCTGFRVPQKERQALIDFYNATGGGDTWEGTNWDNDPTRLTNVGSWAGITTEVVNSQKHVTKINITQFIGITGQITGDIASSIKDLEELTELIISSTNSSLNADIESLPSEIGLLSKLVKINLQRNKLSSLPNEIGDLPLLEELNVQENELTSLPSGIGNAVALKNLYVRNQSKVNPTTGSEQTLTSLPNEIGNINTLEILDVSSNLISELQFNFEKLEKLKTLNLNYNRISGNLDLINQKVITSLNIQYNNINTLKLNVSPTTFGSNVGSFSANRNALGCIEVPTDELVAWQLSEANEANNKIDNGVVYSDNCAAVTNNSIPDTERDALIALYNNTKGDDWRNDLSGSYNGVTWVNDATQKRNVGAWFGVTTAIINGQKHVAKVELNSNLLDGTIPSVIKNLTQLKELEFNSNAISEIPSEIGDLANLEQLTFTNQYHSENQEYVLKSIPTEINNIVSLKRLELSSNQLEGNLDFSNLVNLDNLSVSSNQITGLRIGTSPSVFDNGYDSERQYRRSFDFSNQYLNCVAVPQNTVADWEASSFATSAPSIVWGQDCTLYNNVPEKEIQALVDLYNNLDGANWVNKTNWDGNLARAMINNPFNATKWQGITTKIVNGEKHITDISLSNNGLKGELPESFGDLTKLVNLQLSSNEISGNLPASFGNLTALKAIYLNSNSIEGLPVELGNLSTLETVYLQNNEIFGQLPDLTNNANLAQLFINGNKLQFGDFENEFNSYQNLQAFSYTNQAKVGEEQVIDFGEGYSTTFTAEVSGVNNTYQWYKNFSSITNETNKTLVITNANQQDAGSYYCKVSNTVITNLDIDTETITLNFDAALSTEDNSLINEISLYPNPVSGILQIKISNDISIEEVEVFNTIGKKVRVFHKPKDIINLTSLSKGIYIINMITEKGKVTKRIVKK; encoded by the coding sequence TTGCCATCAGGTATTGGAAACGCTGTTGCATTAAAAAACTTGTATGTAAGAAATCAATCGAAGGTCAACCCAACAACAGGTAGTGAACAAACATTAACTAGTTTACCAAATGAAATTGGGAATATTAATACGCTTGAAATTTTGGATGTAAGCTCTAATATATTGGCTACTTTACCATCTACTATTGGCGATTTAGATAATTTGGAAGACTTAACTTTAGATAATAATAACTTAAAGTCACTACCGACAACAATAGGAGCTTTATCTAATTTAAAGATATTGCAATTGACAGGTAATGAATTGACGAGTTTACCAAATGAGATTGGAGATTTATCGAATTTGGAGAATTTAAGTATCGGTCAACAGTCAAAGGTAGAGAATAATGAAACGATAAGGACGTTAACAGCTGTTCCTGCTACATTAACAAACTTGGCAAAGCTTACTAGTTTTTCAGCAAGTTCAAACAAGATAACAGGTTTAGTAGATTTAAGTGGCATAAATACATTACGTTTTATATCTCTTGAAAATAATGAGATTACTGATTTAAAATTAGGGGAAGTACCAACAGGAGTTAGTACCACTTATCGCATTCAGCAAAATCCATTTATCACCTGTGTAGAAGTACCTACTTCACAAATTACTATTTGGGAGCAGCGTTTACAAAGAGATAATGGAGTAGCTATTAGCGATAATTGTACAGGATTTAGAGTTCCACAAAAAGAACGTCAGGCTTTAATAGACTTTTATAATGCTACAGGAGGAGGAGATACTTGGGAAGGAACTAATTGGGATAATGACCCAACAAGATTAACCAACGTTGGCTCTTGGGCTGGAATAACAACAGAGGTTGTTAATAGTCAAAAACACGTTACTAAAATCAATATCACACAGTTTATAGGTATAACAGGACAAATTACAGGAGATATAGCATCATCTATAAAGGATTTGGAAGAATTAACTGAATTAATAATTTCTTCTACAAATTCTAGTTTGAATGCTGATATTGAAAGTTTACCATCAGAAATAGGTCTTTTATCAAAGTTGGTAAAAATAAACTTACAGAGAAATAAGCTTTCAAGTCTACCAAATGAAATAGGAGATTTACCATTATTAGAAGAATTAAATGTACAAGAAAATGAATTAACTAGTTTGCCATCAGGTATTGGAAACGCTGTTGCATTAAAAAACTTGTATGTAAGAAATCAATCGAAGGTCAACCCAACAACAGGTAGTGAACAAACATTAACTAGTTTACCAAATGAAATTGGGAATATTAATACGCTTGAAATTTTGGATGTAAGCTCTAATTTAATTAGTGAATTGCAATTCAATTTTGAAAAATTAGAAAAACTAAAAACTTTAAACTTAAATTACAACAGAATATCAGGTAATTTAGATTTAATTAACCAAAAAGTAATTACATCTTTAAATATTCAGTATAATAATATTAATACTTTAAAATTAAATGTGTCACCAACAACATTTGGTTCTAATGTAGGAAGTTTTTCAGCAAATAGAAACGCTCTAGGTTGTATAGAAGTACCAACAGATGAGTTAGTGGCTTGGCAATTGTCTGAAGCAAATGAAGCAAATAATAAAATAGATAATGGTGTAGTCTATTCAGACAATTGTGCAGCAGTTACCAACAATTCTATTCCAGATACAGAAAGAGACGCTTTAATTGCTTTATATAACAACACAAAAGGCGATGATTGGAGAAACGATTTATCTGGTTCTTATAATGGGGTGACTTGGGTTAATGATGCTACTCAAAAAAGAAATGTAGGTGCTTGGTTTGGGGTAACTACTGCAATAATTAACGGTCAAAAACATGTTGCCAAAGTTGAGTTGAATAGCAATCTATTGGATGGTACTATTCCATCAGTAATTAAAAATTTAACGCAATTAAAGGAGCTAGAATTCAATAGTAATGCTATTTCAGAAATTCCTTCTGAAATAGGTGACTTGGCTAATTTGGAACAACTAACGTTTACGAATCAATATCATTCTGAGAACCAAGAATATGTTTTAAAGAGCATCCCAACAGAAATTAATAACATTGTCTCTTTAAAAAGATTAGAATTAAGCTCTAATCAATTAGAAGGAAATTTAGATTTTTCAAATTTGGTTAATTTAGACAATTTATCAGTTTCATCTAATCAAATAACAGGTTTAAGAATAGGCACTTCGCCATCAGTTTTTGATAATGGCTATGATTCTGAAAGACAGTATCGTAGAAGTTTTGATTTTTCAAATCAATATTTAAATTGTGTTGCTGTGCCTCAAAATACAGTTGCAGATTGGGAAGCAAGTTCTTTTGCAACAAGTGCACCAAGTATTGTTTGGGGGCAAGATTGTACGCTTTATAACAATGTGCCTGAGAAAGAAATTCAAGCTTTAGTAGATTTGTATAATAATTTAGATGGTGCAAATTGGGTTAATAAAACCAATTGGGATGGTAATTTAGCTAGAGCAATGATAAACAACCCATTTAACGCTACTAAATGGCAAGGTATAACTACTAAAATAGTAAATGGAGAAAAACATATAACAGATATATCGCTTAGTAATAATGGCTTGAAGGGTGAACTACCAGAAAGTTTTGGAGATTTAACGAAGCTAGTAAACTTACAATTAAGTTCTAATGAAATTTCAGGTAATCTTCCCGCAAGTTTTGGTAATTTAACTGCATTAAAAGCTATTTATTTAAATAGTAATTCTATAGAAGGTTTACCTGTAGAGTTAGGTAATTTGTCAACCTTAGAAACTGTTTATCTTCAAAATAATGAAATCTTTGGTCAATTACCAGACTTGACAAATAATGCAAACTTGGCACAATTATTTATTAATGGTAATAAACTGCAATTTGGAGATTTTGAAAATGAATTCAATTCATATCAAAATTTACAGGCATTTAGTTACACAAATCAAGCTAAGGTTGGTGAAGAACAAGTTATAGATTTTGGCGAAGGTTATAGTACAACCTTTACAGCAGAAGTGTCAGGTGTAAATAATACATATCAATGGTATAAGAACTTTTCATCAATTACAAATGAAACAAATAAAACTTTAGTAATAACTAACGCTAATCAGCAAGATGCAGGTTCATATTATTGTAAAGTGTCTAATACAGTAATAACTAATTTAGATATTGACACAGAAACAATTACACTAAATTTTGATGCTGCTCTTTCTACAGAGGATAATAGTCTAATAAATGAGATTTCTTTATATCCAAACCCAGTAAGTGGAATATTACAGATCAAAATTAGTAATGACATTTCAATAGAAGAAGTAGAAGTATTTAACACTATTGGAAAAAAAGTTAGAGTATTTCATAAACCAAAAGATATAATTAATCTTACCAGTTTATCTAAAGGTATTTACATAATTAATATGATTACAGAAAAAGGAAAAGTTACAAAAAGAATAGTGAAAAAGTAA
- a CDS encoding ATP-binding protein gives MKNHISVKRIFQQIKADAIGKDSHRGITLTYAWLANQFGHISLGFIPSFLVYQLFDVTPLKSALYVSLFWLCFEAYNFLGPLLLKKESQSDAVYIPKKSNYKFKPKWLNVAFDTFTDVCFFALGACLFCLSMIGFENKTINIVFIVLFIYLLIAGRYWFITKMYQFYARFPFQFRLSQWDFNISKGQKDIVDDFLSATDVGNHLLIYGNLNTGKTSLGVGILNELSIKNYACLYVNAIKLYNYLFKDENDVLEAHEIWDWRGAEFLMIDDINPTDPIKEELIKPEKLLSFIDNFGKPNCNNRKTLQNKNVIWVLGNREIATDSWAAMLISMGIQQDKISTIIL, from the coding sequence ATGAAAAATCATATATCAGTAAAACGAATTTTTCAACAAATTAAGGCAGATGCTATAGGTAAAGATTCACATAGAGGAATTACGTTAACCTATGCTTGGCTGGCCAATCAATTTGGACATATATCTCTGGGTTTCATTCCATCATTTCTAGTATATCAATTATTTGATGTAACTCCTTTAAAATCTGCATTGTACGTAAGTTTATTTTGGCTTTGTTTTGAAGCCTATAATTTTTTAGGTCCTTTATTACTTAAAAAAGAATCGCAATCGGATGCTGTTTATATACCTAAAAAATCCAATTATAAGTTTAAACCCAAATGGCTTAATGTTGCTTTTGACACCTTTACTGATGTTTGTTTTTTTGCTTTAGGAGCTTGTTTATTTTGCCTTAGCATGATTGGTTTTGAGAATAAAACAATAAACATAGTTTTCATAGTGCTTTTCATTTATTTGTTAATTGCTGGCAGGTATTGGTTCATTACTAAAATGTATCAATTTTATGCACGTTTCCCTTTTCAGTTTAGATTAAGTCAGTGGGATTTTAACATCAGTAAAGGTCAAAAAGATATTGTTGATGACTTTTTGAGTGCTACAGATGTTGGAAATCATTTGTTAATTTATGGTAATTTAAATACAGGGAAAACTAGTTTGGGAGTAGGTATTTTAAATGAATTAAGTATAAAGAATTATGCCTGTTTGTATGTAAATGCCATTAAATTGTACAATTATCTTTTTAAAGATGAGAATGACGTGTTAGAAGCTCATGAAATTTGGGATTGGAGAGGAGCCGAGTTTTTAATGATAGATGATATAAATCCAACAGATCCTATAAAGGAAGAACTTATAAAACCTGAAAAGTTATTGTCCTTTATAGATAATTTTGGAAAACCAAATTGTAACAATAGAAAAACGTTGCAAAATAAAAACGTAATATGGGTTTTAGGCAATAGAGAAATTGCTACAGATTCTTGGGCAGCAATGCTTATTTCAATGGGAATTCAACAAGATAAAATTAGCACGATAATTCTGTAA
- a CDS encoding LuxR C-terminal-related transcriptional regulator, with translation MKSEFGKYTRERVSDVPFDIEDPLYNEYKEKVPLFMGQAVYIYSFVKQRMVFANGWEELLGYKNDEITLYKIVNSTSKRHFNFSNELNDKALQYLNTLDKDLDKYSFTIEVEKIHKNGTIVPLFSRVGIYKSHNGQILEVIGISEKLHSRKLGNIMQYAVFGPETSNFEESLDQELFSEFRISNREKEALELAAKGFAFKEIANKLNVSQSAIEKRIIPLYKRFKVNSLPHLISFSYDNYIL, from the coding sequence ATGAAAAGTGAGTTTGGTAAATACACTAGAGAAAGAGTTTCTGATGTTCCTTTTGACATTGAAGATCCTTTGTATAATGAATATAAAGAGAAGGTTCCGCTATTTATGGGGCAAGCTGTTTATATCTATTCTTTTGTAAAACAAAGAATGGTATTTGCTAATGGATGGGAAGAATTGTTGGGTTATAAAAATGATGAAATTACCCTTTATAAAATTGTAAATTCCACCTCTAAAAGACACTTTAATTTTTCTAATGAATTGAATGACAAAGCTCTGCAATACTTAAATACTTTAGATAAGGATTTAGATAAATACAGTTTTACAATTGAAGTAGAAAAAATACATAAGAACGGAACCATAGTTCCTTTATTCTCAAGAGTAGGTATATACAAATCTCATAATGGACAAATTCTTGAAGTTATTGGAATATCAGAAAAATTACATTCCAGAAAGTTAGGAAACATTATGCAATATGCAGTTTTTGGACCAGAAACTTCTAATTTTGAAGAAAGTTTAGACCAAGAACTTTTTAGTGAATTTCGTATTTCTAATAGAGAAAAAGAAGCATTAGAACTAGCTGCAAAAGGATTTGCCTTTAAAGAGATTGCTAATAAGCTAAATGTGAGTCAGTCTGCGATAGAAAAGCGCATCATACCTTTATATAAAAGATTTAAAGTAAACAGTTTACCACATTTAATTAGTTTTTCTTACGATAATTATATTCTATAA